A genomic segment from Aulosira sp. FACHB-615 encodes:
- the glcD gene encoding glycolate oxidase subunit GlcD, whose protein sequence is MLTQDKQQRNWQPIIKAFEAVLGKNGVVQRREELITYECDGLTSYRQRPALAVLPRTTEQVAAVVKICNQYSVPFIARGSGTGLSGGALPLEDSVLIVTSLMRQILNVDLDNQRIVVQPGVINSWVTQTVSGAGFYYAPDPSSQIICSIGGNVAENSGGVHCLKYGVTTNHVLGLKIVTPEGEIVDLGGQIPETPGYDLTGIFVGSEGTLGIATEITLRILKTAESICVLLADFTSVEAAGASVSDIISAGIIPGGMEMMDNLSINAVEDVVATNCYPRDATAILLVEIDGLEVEVAVLKQRITEICQQNGARNVTAATDPETRLKLWKGRKAAFAAAGHLSPDYYVQDGVIPRTQLPYVLQEIENLSQKFGYKIANVFHAGDGNLHPLVLYDNSVPGALEKVEELGGEILKLCVKVGGSLSGEHGIGSDKKCYMPEMFSSIDLETMQWVRQVFNPQGLANPDKIFPTPRTCGEAAQAMNHKQLEGVDRY, encoded by the coding sequence ATGCTTACCCAAGATAAACAACAACGTAACTGGCAACCTATTATCAAAGCATTTGAGGCTGTCCTTGGTAAAAATGGTGTAGTTCAACGCCGCGAAGAATTGATTACGTATGAGTGTGATGGGTTGACTAGCTATCGTCAACGTCCGGCTTTGGCTGTATTACCCAGAACCACAGAACAAGTCGCGGCAGTAGTGAAAATCTGTAACCAGTATTCTGTACCTTTTATCGCGCGGGGTTCCGGTACTGGTTTATCTGGTGGTGCTTTACCACTAGAAGATTCTGTATTGATTGTCACCTCCTTGATGCGGCAAATCCTCAATGTTGATTTAGACAACCAACGCATTGTTGTACAGCCAGGAGTCATTAATAGTTGGGTAACGCAAACAGTTAGCGGTGCGGGATTTTATTATGCGCCAGATCCTTCTAGCCAAATTATCTGTTCAATTGGCGGGAATGTCGCTGAAAACTCCGGTGGAGTGCATTGTTTAAAATATGGTGTCACCACTAATCACGTTTTAGGTTTAAAAATTGTCACCCCAGAAGGAGAAATTGTTGATTTAGGTGGACAAATCCCAGAAACACCTGGATATGATTTAACAGGTATATTTGTTGGTTCTGAAGGAACGTTAGGAATCGCCACAGAAATTACTCTCAGAATTCTCAAAACTGCCGAATCAATTTGTGTATTATTAGCAGACTTTACAAGTGTAGAAGCTGCGGGGGCTAGTGTTTCTGATATCATCAGCGCCGGGATAATTCCTGGTGGGATGGAAATGATGGATAACCTCAGCATCAATGCTGTTGAAGATGTTGTCGCAACTAATTGTTATCCGCGAGATGCGACGGCTATTTTGCTAGTGGAAATTGATGGTTTAGAAGTCGAAGTCGCAGTTTTAAAACAAAGAATTACTGAAATTTGTCAACAAAATGGAGCGCGGAATGTCACTGCCGCTACTGACCCAGAAACCCGCTTAAAATTGTGGAAAGGCAGAAAAGCTGCCTTTGCTGCGGCTGGACATTTAAGCCCCGATTATTATGTACAAGATGGTGTGATTCCCCGTACACAATTGCCTTATGTTTTGCAAGAAATTGAAAATTTAAGTCAAAAATTTGGATATAAAATTGCTAACGTCTTTCATGCTGGTGATGGCAATCTCCACCCCTTAGTGCTTTATGATAATTCTGTCCCTGGTGCATTAGAAAAAGTTGAAGAATTAGGCGGAGAAATTCTCAAGCTTTGTGTAAAAGTTGGTGGTAGTCTCTCTGGTGAACATGGCATTGGTTCCGATAAAAAATGTTATATGCCAGAAATGTTTAGCAGCATCGATTTAGAAACAATGCAATGGGTAAGACAAGTATTTAATCCCCAAGGTTTAGCCAACCCCGACAAAATTTTCCCCACACCCCGCACCTGTGGCGAAGCTGCACAGGCGATGAATCACAAGCAGCTTGAAGGCGTGGACAGATATTAG
- a CDS encoding aspartate aminotransferase family protein yields MSLQTLVEEASIPPASGSVSSIPFDSDSFNEAVMSTYGRFPLALEKGTGCRVWDTQGREYLDFVAGIATCTLGHAHPAMVEAVTRQIQKLHHVSNLYYIPEQGELAKWIIQHSCADRVFFCNSGAEANEAAIKLARKYAHTVLEIEKPIILTANASFHGRTLATITATGQPKYQKYFDPLVPGFHYVPYNDITAVETAISELDEGDYRVAAILLEPLQGEGGVRPGDVAYFQKLRRICDETGILLIFDEVQVGMGRSGNLWGYEHLGVEPDIFTSAKGLGGGIPIGAMMSKKFCDVFQPGEHASTFGGNPFVCGVALSVCQTLEKENILQNVRERGEQLRTGLKAIAAKYPQYISDVRGWGLINGMELVADIPLTAGEVVNAAIAEGLLLVPAGPKVVRFVPPLIVSEAEIDQALKVVDKVLSNE; encoded by the coding sequence GTGAGCTTACAAACTCTAGTTGAAGAAGCCAGCATCCCCCCAGCATCAGGTTCAGTGTCATCTATTCCTTTTGATTCGGATAGTTTTAACGAAGCCGTGATGTCAACTTATGGTCGGTTTCCTTTAGCCTTAGAAAAAGGTACAGGATGCCGCGTTTGGGATACACAGGGGCGGGAATACCTAGATTTCGTGGCGGGGATTGCCACTTGTACCCTAGGACATGCTCACCCAGCAATGGTTGAAGCTGTGACACGCCAAATTCAAAAGCTGCATCACGTTTCTAATTTGTACTACATTCCCGAACAAGGGGAATTAGCCAAATGGATTATCCAACATTCCTGTGCCGATCGCGTATTTTTCTGTAACTCTGGAGCCGAGGCGAATGAAGCGGCGATTAAATTAGCGCGTAAATATGCCCATACAGTTCTAGAAATAGAAAAGCCTATTATTTTAACGGCGAATGCGAGTTTTCATGGGCGGACTTTAGCAACGATTACCGCCACCGGACAACCCAAGTATCAAAAATACTTTGATCCCTTGGTTCCTGGTTTCCATTACGTACCTTATAACGATATTACTGCTGTCGAAACAGCCATTAGTGAGTTAGATGAAGGTGATTATCGCGTTGCGGCGATTTTATTAGAACCATTGCAAGGTGAAGGCGGCGTACGTCCTGGTGATGTGGCTTACTTCCAAAAACTGCGGCGGATTTGTGATGAAACCGGCATTTTGTTGATTTTTGATGAAGTGCAAGTCGGAATGGGACGCAGTGGTAATTTATGGGGTTATGAACATCTCGGTGTCGAACCCGATATTTTCACCAGCGCCAAAGGTTTGGGCGGCGGAATCCCCATTGGCGCGATGATGAGTAAAAAATTCTGTGATGTTTTTCAGCCAGGAGAACACGCCAGTACCTTTGGTGGGAATCCTTTTGTTTGCGGTGTGGCGCTGAGTGTTTGCCAAACCTTGGAAAAAGAAAATATTTTGCAGAACGTCCGTGAGAGGGGAGAACAGTTACGTACTGGATTAAAAGCGATCGCAGCTAAATATCCCCAGTATATTTCTGATGTGCGGGGTTGGGGCTTAATCAATGGAATGGAGTTAGTTGCTGACATTCCCCTAACTGCTGGTGAAGTTGTCAACGCCGCCATTGCTGAAGGTTTACTACTTGTCCCCGCCGGGCCAAAAGTGGTGCGCTTTGTCCCACCGCTAATTGTCAGCGAGGCAGAAATTGACCAAGCCTTAAAAGTGGTAGATAAAGTGCTGAGTAATGAGTAA
- a CDS encoding TrkA family potassium uptake protein, with the protein MYSTLERKYQRIQKELMAGAIALGGVFLIGTLWYKLVEGWSWEDSAYMTVITLATVGYGETHPLGSRGRLFTIALILLGVINIGYIVNRFTEAIIEGYFQEGIRLRQQRRVMESLTEHYIICGFSRTGRQIAREFRAEGVPFVVIDSEIESVQRAQTEGYVVYQGDATLDDTLFHVGIDRAICIVAALPSDAENLYTVLSAKTLNPDIRAIARASTEEALQKLQRGGADAVISPYITGGKRMAAAALRPQVLDFVDGILSGADRQLYMEEFLLDSSLSPFVGQTLQKAKLRSQTGALVLAIRRVDGNLIGGPTGDTVLMPGDTLICMGTAEQLRSLNQVLVPIGSHILRKPKNQ; encoded by the coding sequence TTGTATTCCACTCTTGAGAGAAAGTATCAACGTATCCAAAAAGAACTAATGGCAGGGGCGATCGCTCTTGGCGGCGTGTTCCTGATTGGCACTTTGTGGTACAAATTAGTTGAAGGCTGGTCATGGGAAGATTCAGCCTACATGACCGTGATTACCCTAGCCACTGTGGGATATGGAGAAACACACCCACTCGGTAGCCGTGGACGCTTGTTTACCATTGCCTTGATTTTATTGGGTGTAATTAATATTGGTTACATTGTCAATCGATTTACAGAAGCCATCATCGAAGGCTACTTTCAAGAAGGAATTCGGCTACGACAACAGAGGCGCGTAATGGAATCCTTGACAGAACATTATATTATTTGTGGATTTAGTCGCACTGGTCGGCAAATTGCTAGAGAATTTCGGGCAGAAGGTGTACCTTTTGTAGTCATAGATTCCGAGATTGAATCGGTGCAGAGAGCGCAGACGGAAGGTTATGTCGTATACCAGGGCGACGCGACTTTAGATGATACGCTGTTCCATGTGGGGATTGACAGAGCGATTTGTATAGTTGCCGCCCTACCTTCGGATGCGGAAAATTTATATACAGTATTATCAGCAAAAACATTAAATCCAGATATTCGGGCGATCGCTCGCGCTAGTACAGAAGAAGCATTACAAAAATTACAGCGTGGTGGGGCAGATGCCGTAATTTCACCATACATTACCGGAGGGAAACGGATGGCCGCAGCAGCCTTGAGACCACAAGTATTAGATTTTGTAGATGGCATTCTTTCGGGTGCAGACAGGCAGTTGTATATGGAAGAATTTTTACTCGATTCGAGTTTGTCTCCCTTTGTCGGACAAACCTTGCAAAAAGCCAAACTGCGATCGCAAACTGGTGCATTAGTCTTAGCCATTCGCCGCGTTGATGGTAATCTGATTGGCGGCCCCACTGGTGATACTGTCTTAATGCCAGGAGATACCCTAATTTGTATGGGGACAGCCGAACAGTTACGCAGTCTCAACCAAGTTTTGGTTCCCATTGGTTCGCACATATTACGCAAGCCGAAAAATCAGTGA
- a CDS encoding glutathione S-transferase family protein, whose product MLKLYGSAFSRAAIAKWYLEELELPYEFVQLDMQAGAHLQPEYLQINPMGKVPAIVDGDFQLWESGAILLYLNEKYGKFPGSPEERAKIYQWVLFANSTLSAGIFTESTREREVPRLLTPLNEIFQQQPFILGDEFTVADVAVGSVLSYIPMMLKLDLSAYPEILAYLKRISERPAFKKSIGGRS is encoded by the coding sequence ATGCTAAAACTTTACGGTAGTGCCTTTAGTCGGGCGGCGATCGCCAAATGGTATCTCGAAGAACTAGAACTTCCCTATGAGTTTGTTCAGCTAGATATGCAAGCAGGCGCACACTTACAGCCCGAATACTTGCAAATTAACCCGATGGGGAAAGTCCCGGCAATAGTCGATGGTGATTTTCAGCTTTGGGAATCTGGGGCAATTTTGCTGTATTTGAATGAAAAGTATGGTAAGTTCCCAGGTTCGCCAGAAGAACGGGCGAAAATTTATCAATGGGTGTTATTTGCTAACTCTACCTTATCGGCAGGAATTTTCACAGAATCAACCAGAGAACGGGAAGTACCCCGCTTGTTAACTCCACTAAATGAGATTTTTCAACAACAACCCTTCATTCTAGGTGATGAATTTACCGTTGCAGACGTAGCGGTGGGTTCAGTTCTCTCTTACATCCCAATGATGCTGAAACTCGACCTCAGTGCTTACCCAGAAATTTTGGCATATCTAAAGCGAATATCTGAACGTCCAGCATTTAAAAAAAGCATTGGTGGAAGGAGTTAA
- a CDS encoding ATP-binding protein — protein MKHLRSFRLRIALLSAALAGTTLVGFGAISWFQIYNAKISRLDAELLNQLIRANRPPEPGKAPLRPEFLPAGLGTNTKIPVALLVLDAEGKTVYEFNSLSADTGVKNLLVKRLELAPAPPDVPPQRRPVIFGANQPGQPPPRPTPPEFVTEKTAKETWRIGALKFPNSQVAVAVSLQPVNQEMASIRYIFLVLIPGALLLVAAGAWFVSGGALRPIHELTGVIQRVTVQGLDQRIPSETTDLEFVELIQVFNQMLERLERSFTQASRFSADAAHELKTPLTILQGELERSLQQVEPGSDVQQRLTNLLDEVHRLSTIMRKLLLLSLADAGKMGLYLVDVNMSELLSEMIEDVELLAPQLNVQTDIPDHLQVKGDRDLLMQVIQNLLSNAIKYNFADGWIKIQARQTQKTLTITVTNSSKDILPSDRDRLFERFYRGDPARTRKVEGIGLGLSLAREIVRAHRGELALNSSTSGQTGFILTLPIA, from the coding sequence GTGAAACATCTGCGATCGTTTCGACTCCGAATTGCGTTGTTATCTGCGGCTTTAGCCGGCACTACCTTAGTCGGTTTTGGTGCAATATCCTGGTTTCAGATTTACAATGCCAAAATTAGCCGCTTAGATGCCGAACTATTAAATCAGTTAATCCGCGCCAATCGTCCCCCAGAACCAGGAAAAGCACCTCTGCGCCCAGAATTTTTACCTGCTGGCTTGGGTACAAATACCAAGATTCCCGTCGCTTTACTGGTGCTGGATGCTGAGGGTAAAACAGTCTACGAATTTAACTCTTTATCGGCGGATACTGGGGTGAAAAATCTTTTGGTGAAGCGTTTAGAGTTAGCACCTGCGCCGCCAGATGTTCCCCCACAAAGAAGACCTGTCATTTTCGGTGCAAATCAGCCAGGACAACCACCACCGCGCCCAACTCCCCCAGAATTTGTTACAGAAAAAACCGCGAAAGAAACTTGGCGAATTGGTGCGTTGAAGTTTCCTAATTCTCAGGTGGCGGTTGCTGTTAGCTTACAACCCGTGAACCAAGAAATGGCAAGTATCCGCTATATTTTCTTGGTGTTAATTCCAGGGGCTTTACTGCTGGTGGCGGCTGGGGCTTGGTTTGTTTCTGGTGGGGCGTTACGTCCGATTCACGAGTTAACGGGCGTAATTCAACGGGTAACAGTGCAAGGGTTAGATCAGCGCATTCCCAGTGAGACAACAGATTTAGAATTTGTAGAACTGATTCAGGTGTTTAACCAAATGTTAGAACGTCTGGAACGCAGTTTTACTCAAGCTTCCCGCTTTAGTGCTGATGCAGCCCATGAACTGAAAACTCCATTAACTATTTTGCAAGGTGAATTAGAGCGATCGCTCCAACAAGTTGAACCAGGAAGTGATGTACAGCAGCGTTTAACTAATTTATTAGATGAAGTGCATCGTTTAAGTACAATTATGCGAAAACTCTTACTGTTGTCTTTGGCAGATGCAGGCAAAATGGGCTTGTATTTGGTGGATGTCAATATGTCTGAGTTGTTATCAGAGATGATTGAAGATGTGGAATTGCTGGCTCCTCAGTTGAATGTGCAAACTGATATTCCTGATCATTTGCAGGTAAAAGGCGATCGCGATTTACTTATGCAAGTCATACAAAATCTCCTGAGTAATGCAATTAAATATAATTTTGCTGATGGCTGGATTAAAATTCAGGCACGTCAAACCCAAAAAACTCTCACAATCACCGTCACTAATTCATCAAAAGATATTTTACCCAGCGATCGCGATCGGCTGTTTGAACGCTTTTATCGTGGTGATCCAGCCCGTACCCGAAAAGTAGAGGGTATTGGATTGGGACTCAGCCTCGCCCGTGAAATTGTCCGGGCGCACCGTGGCGAACTAGCCCTCAATTCTTCAACTTCTGGTCAAACAGGGTTTATTCTCACTTTACCAATTGCATAA